From the genome of Clostridium sp. BNL1100, one region includes:
- a CDS encoding ECF transporter S component: protein MKNDKIGMITRTSVLLAVVVVVQMAGRSLPYNNFIVGPLVNMCILIAAMTAGIGGGVAIAVLSPFTSLINNHAPLAAALLLYAPVISVANLILVIIFYFLYNKNKYSGVILGSILKFGFLYGSINLFLNIFQFPKFAQKLLAMFSWPQLVTALIGGFIAIPIITRLRKAID, encoded by the coding sequence ATGAAAAATGATAAGATTGGAATGATTACAAGAACTTCGGTTCTTCTTGCTGTTGTAGTTGTGGTGCAGATGGCCGGGAGAAGCCTTCCTTACAATAATTTTATAGTCGGCCCGCTGGTAAATATGTGTATTCTGATAGCAGCAATGACTGCCGGAATCGGAGGTGGGGTAGCAATTGCAGTATTATCTCCGTTTACATCACTAATAAATAACCATGCTCCGCTGGCAGCTGCACTACTTTTATATGCTCCCGTAATATCGGTAGCAAACCTTATATTGGTAATAATATTTTACTTCCTATATAACAAAAACAAATATTCAGGTGTTATTTTGGGCTCTATTTTGAAATTTGGATTTTTGTACGGTTCAATTAATTTGTTTCTGAATATATTTCAATTTCCAAAGTTTGCTCAAAAACTTTTAGCTATGTTCAGTTGGCCACAGCTTGTAACTGCCTTGATAGGAGGATTTATTGCAATACCGATAATCACCAGGTTGAGGAAGGCAATAGATTAA
- a CDS encoding SUMF1/EgtB/PvdO family nonheme iron enzyme has protein sequence MKKLLIFLLITMMVTISACSQDKPSAQENLNKKEMSDNFVLVKGGIFKNTKSNLYEKKVKISDFYIGKYEVTQKEWKDIMESNPSQYKGDNLPVEMVNWYECIEYCNKRSIKEGLDPYYNIDKNKKDSNNISEIDDIKWTVTINSKANGYRLPTEAEWEYAAGGGQDSKNYTYSGSNNVDEVAWDWVNSGNKKLDGDWYWPKIESNKNQTKPVGSKKPNELGLYDMSGNVREWCWNWYGDALDSKSGSVRVWRGGCWLSDEHACEISYRGNFDANGKGYDQGFRVCRNK, from the coding sequence ATGAAAAAGCTATTAATTTTCCTTTTAATCACAATGATGGTTACCATTAGCGCATGTTCTCAAGATAAACCTAGTGCGCAAGAAAATCTTAATAAGAAAGAAATGTCTGATAATTTTGTATTAGTCAAAGGAGGAATTTTTAAGAATACGAAGTCCAACCTCTATGAGAAAAAAGTAAAAATTTCTGATTTCTATATTGGAAAATATGAAGTAACCCAGAAAGAGTGGAAAGACATAATGGAAAGCAATCCATCACAATACAAAGGTGATAATTTACCGGTAGAAATGGTAAACTGGTATGAATGTATTGAATACTGCAATAAAAGGAGTATAAAAGAGGGGCTGGATCCATATTACAACATAGACAAAAATAAAAAAGACTCAAATAATATAAGCGAAATAGATGATATAAAATGGACAGTAACTATCAATTCAAAAGCTAATGGTTATCGATTACCTACAGAGGCAGAGTGGGAATATGCTGCGGGCGGAGGCCAGGATAGTAAAAATTATACATACAGCGGAAGTAATAATGTAGATGAAGTAGCATGGGACTGGGTAAACTCCGGTAATAAAAAATTAGATGGAGATTGGTACTGGCCAAAGATTGAAAGCAATAAAAATCAAACAAAACCTGTTGGTTCAAAGAAACCAAACGAATTAGGGCTTTATGATATGTCGGGTAATGTAAGGGAATGGTGTTGGAACTGGTATGGAGATGCTTTGGACAGTAAAAGTGGCTCTGTCAGGGTTTGGAGGGGCGGCTGCTGGCTAAGTGACGAACATGCCTGTGAAATTTCTTACAGAGGTAATTTTGATGCAAATGGTAAGGGATACGATCAAGGTTTTCGTGTATGCCGTAACAAGTAA
- a CDS encoding glycoside hydrolase family 11 protein: MGKFNKKVLGLIFAISMSVTSLFAGTTYAATDYWQNWTDGGGTVNVTNGSGGNYSVNWSNCGNFVVGKGWNYGTANRVCNYNAGVFSPSGNGYLTFYGWTRNSLIEYYVVDSWGTYRPTGTYKGSVTSDGGTYDIYTTQRVNAPSIDGTKTFTQYWSVRQSKRSTGQNVQINFANHVNAWKSKGMNLGSSWSYQALCVEGYQSSGSANVTVW, encoded by the coding sequence ATGGGTAAGTTTAATAAGAAAGTTTTAGGACTAATTTTTGCAATTTCAATGAGTGTTACAAGCTTATTTGCAGGAACAACATATGCAGCAACTGATTACTGGCAGAACTGGACCGATGGTGGCGGAACAGTAAATGTAACTAATGGATCTGGCGGAAATTACAGCGTTAATTGGTCTAATTGTGGAAACTTCGTTGTTGGTAAAGGGTGGAATTACGGAACTGCAAATAGAGTTTGTAACTACAATGCAGGCGTATTCTCACCTTCAGGTAATGGTTATTTAACTTTCTATGGATGGACAAGAAACTCACTTATAGAATATTATGTTGTTGATTCATGGGGTACTTATAGACCTACTGGTACATACAAGGGTTCCGTAACAAGTGATGGCGGTACTTATGATATATATACTACTCAGAGAGTAAATGCACCTTCCATTGATGGTACAAAGACTTTTACTCAGTACTGGAGTGTTAGACAGTCTAAGAGATCTACTGGACAAAACGTTCAGATTAACTTCGCTAACCATGTTAATGCATGGAAAAGTAAAGGAATGAATCTTGGAAGCAGCTGGTCATACCAGGCATTATGCGTAGAAGGATATCAAAGTAGCGGTAGCGCTAACGTAACAGTATGGTAA
- a CDS encoding AAA family ATPase has product MPNLFNDLYVREIKLREDISSDESYVFSLPIVRNLEPLIINKKVTFFVGENGTGKSTLLEAIAVNLGFNPEGGSRNFNFSSVETHSTLYKNLTVVRGVKRPKDGFFLRAESFYNVASEIDRLDKAAPNPFIHTYGGKSLHSQSHGESFMSLVLNRFGGNSLYVLDEPEAALSPTRQMTLLVRIKELVKQNCQFIIATHSPILLAYPDADIFTLDENGIKLTQYEETEHYIVTRQFLNTPQKMIRYLFDSD; this is encoded by the coding sequence ATGCCTAACCTTTTCAATGATCTATATGTAAGAGAAATTAAGCTAAGAGAGGATATTTCATCCGATGAAAGCTATGTTTTTTCTCTTCCCATTGTCAGGAATCTTGAACCTTTAATTATAAATAAGAAGGTAACCTTTTTTGTGGGTGAAAACGGTACCGGAAAATCAACTTTACTTGAGGCTATTGCCGTAAATCTAGGGTTTAATCCAGAGGGTGGTTCCAGAAATTTTAATTTTTCTTCAGTTGAAACACATTCTACGTTATATAAAAATCTCACTGTTGTAAGGGGCGTAAAGAGACCGAAAGATGGGTTTTTCCTGCGGGCGGAAAGCTTTTATAATGTTGCAAGTGAGATTGACAGGCTTGATAAGGCCGCACCAAACCCATTCATACATACATATGGAGGAAAATCTCTCCATAGCCAGTCACACGGAGAAAGTTTCATGTCACTGGTATTGAACAGGTTTGGAGGGAACAGCCTGTATGTACTTGATGAACCTGAGGCTGCACTGTCCCCAACCAGACAAATGACACTGCTGGTTCGTATAAAAGAGCTTGTGAAGCAAAACTGTCAGTTTATTATAGCGACCCATTCACCTATTCTATTGGCTTATCCGGATGCAGACATTTTTACATTAGATGAGAATGGAATCAAGCTGACTCAATATGAAGAAACAGAGCATTATATTGTGACCAGACAATTCCTCAACACTCCCCAAAAAATGATCAGATATTTATTTGATTCAGATTAA
- a CDS encoding NAD-dependent protein deacylase, with the protein MNIELLTDILKNADSIVFFGGAGMSTESGIPDFRSENGLYMTSDGSQYSPETMLSHSFFVSHTDEFFKYYKTKMIYREAKPNAGHLALAKLEESGRLKAVVTQNIDGLHQLAGSKKVFELHGSVHRNYCTKCRTFYDLDYIFYAKGTPRCVKCNSVIKPDVVLYEEALDDDVVNGAVNEIRNADVLIICGTSLVVYPAAGLIDFFRGKKLILVNKSPTPYDSKADLVINDSVGKVLETAVKSI; encoded by the coding sequence ATGAATATTGAACTATTGACTGATATCTTAAAAAATGCTGACAGCATTGTATTTTTTGGAGGAGCAGGAATGAGTACCGAATCTGGTATACCTGATTTTCGTTCCGAAAATGGTCTTTATATGACATCTGACGGCTCACAATACTCACCCGAAACAATGCTTTCACACAGTTTCTTTGTTTCACATACCGATGAGTTTTTCAAATATTATAAAACTAAAATGATATACAGAGAGGCAAAACCAAATGCAGGACATTTAGCTCTAGCAAAACTTGAGGAATCCGGCAGACTTAAAGCAGTTGTAACACAGAATATAGACGGCCTCCACCAACTGGCTGGCAGTAAAAAAGTTTTTGAGTTGCACGGCTCGGTTCACAGAAATTATTGTACCAAATGCAGAACCTTTTACGATTTGGATTATATATTTTATGCAAAAGGTACTCCCCGCTGTGTCAAATGCAACAGTGTTATCAAGCCTGATGTGGTTCTGTATGAGGAGGCTCTGGACGATGACGTTGTAAACGGGGCAGTAAATGAAATAAGGAATGCCGACGTTCTTATTATCTGCGGAACCTCGCTGGTTGTATATCCTGCAGCAGGACTTATTGATTTCTTTAGAGGCAAAAAACTCATTCTTGTTAATAAAAGCCCTACTCCCTATGATTCCAAAGCCGACCTTGTAATAAATGATTCAGTGGGAAAAGTCCTTGAGACTGCTGTGAAATCCATCTAA
- a CDS encoding PLP-dependent aminotransferase family protein, with the protein MLNDTFARRARTLKSSEVRELLKLTDSEDIISFGGGLPAEETFPVEEMKILCHEVLSENGAKTMQYAVSEGYNELHKIIAELMGEKGIDVEPDDILITSGSQQGLDLTAKVFLDEGDVVLCESPTYLSAINAFNPCYPEYIEIEMDEEGLIIEGLKKKLNENKNIKFLYTIPDYQNPTGRRMSLKRRRALIDVANMYDLIIVEDNPYSELCFDGNNFPPLKSFDTEGRVIYLSTFSKTVCPGFRVGWVSASKEILKKYILLKQGTDLHTNFFTQMLIARYIEKYDIKAHIKDNILIYKKRKDTMLDSIKRYFPKEISYTKPQGGMFLWVTLPQRMSSRELLINAMKRGVAFVQGSAFYPGGGHENTMRLNFSGLTEDKIVKGVKILGELLTEELKK; encoded by the coding sequence ATGCTAAATGATACATTTGCAAGGAGAGCTCGTACACTTAAGTCATCTGAAGTAAGAGAACTTCTGAAATTAACGGATTCGGAGGACATAATATCCTTTGGTGGTGGTCTCCCTGCTGAGGAGACGTTTCCTGTTGAAGAAATGAAAATACTTTGCCATGAGGTATTATCCGAAAATGGAGCTAAAACAATGCAGTATGCAGTATCAGAAGGATATAATGAACTACATAAAATTATTGCAGAGCTGATGGGTGAAAAGGGAATTGATGTCGAACCTGACGATATTCTGATAACATCAGGCTCTCAGCAGGGTTTAGATCTTACAGCTAAGGTTTTTCTGGACGAGGGAGATGTTGTTCTCTGTGAGAGTCCTACTTATCTATCTGCGATAAATGCTTTTAACCCATGTTACCCTGAATATATCGAAATTGAAATGGATGAAGAAGGTTTAATTATTGAAGGCTTAAAGAAGAAGCTAAATGAAAATAAAAACATAAAATTTTTGTACACTATACCTGACTACCAAAACCCTACGGGAAGGAGAATGAGTCTGAAGCGTCGTAGAGCTCTTATTGATGTTGCCAATATGTATGACTTGATTATAGTTGAGGACAATCCTTATAGTGAACTTTGCTTTGATGGAAATAACTTTCCCCCATTGAAAAGCTTTGATACCGAAGGAAGAGTAATATACCTGAGCACTTTCTCAAAAACAGTTTGTCCCGGTTTCAGGGTTGGTTGGGTGAGTGCATCGAAAGAAATCTTAAAAAAATATATTCTTCTAAAGCAGGGGACAGACCTACATACAAATTTTTTTACGCAAATGCTTATTGCACGTTATATAGAAAAATACGATATTAAAGCTCATATCAAAGATAATATATTAATTTATAAAAAGCGAAAAGATACAATGCTTGATTCAATAAAGAGATATTTTCCCAAGGAAATATCCTACACTAAACCGCAGGGGGGAATGTTTTTGTGGGTGACTTTACCGCAAAGAATGTCAAGCAGGGAGCTTCTAATTAATGCAATGAAAAGAGGAGTGGCTTTTGTACAGGGTAGTGCTTTTTATCCGGGAGGAGGACACGAAAATACAATGAGACTCAACTTTTCGGGACTTACAGAGGACAAAATTGTTAAGGGAGTTAAAATATTGGGAGAGCTTCTTACAGAGGAACTAAAGAAATAA
- a CDS encoding PLP-dependent aminotransferase family protein produces MDIIINRESKTPIYLQIKKQIEHQIAVGKLPANFILPAERTLSMKLGVNRSTVVKAYMELKADGLVESRIGSGTVVLAPLTKDIAQEKMYIPPLRWGQLESKRSARSGEQTINNILSVFEKERIISFASGISSEDACDINLMKNLHIQIIEKYREKLFMPTPVDGSIELKTAIKAYIQENGINAGTKQIMVTSGSQQSIEFFARTIIEPGDVVLVEEPTYIGAIQAFQSYDAKIIGIPMDDEGIRLDILESCLIKYRPKFIYTQPNFHNPTGISMSLERRKGLLKLAYYYNLPILEDDPYGELYYSGNPLPSLKSLDNNDYVVYLSSFSKTISFSLRVGFVVASENIIGRFIQFKQITDIQTSTHSQFIINEFLNGGHMGPHLDYLRKIYKDKRDLMLNELNKSNLDGMTITVPNGGYFIWLRLPDYIRMNEFVKGLADKGVVVMLGDIFYPGYSIDGNYIRLNFSYPSEKYIKEGISILKNCIKQYSTGSLKKKYEFEAEVNPFL; encoded by the coding sequence ATGGATATTATTATAAACAGAGAATCAAAAACTCCTATATACTTGCAGATAAAAAAACAGATAGAGCATCAGATTGCAGTTGGCAAGCTGCCTGCAAATTTTATTTTACCTGCCGAAAGGACACTAAGCATGAAACTTGGTGTAAACAGAAGTACAGTTGTTAAAGCGTATATGGAGCTTAAAGCTGACGGGCTGGTCGAGTCACGAATAGGCAGTGGAACTGTAGTTCTTGCACCACTGACAAAAGACATCGCTCAGGAGAAAATGTACATACCACCATTGAGGTGGGGACAGCTTGAAAGCAAGAGATCTGCAAGATCAGGAGAGCAAACAATCAATAATATATTATCAGTATTTGAAAAAGAAAGAATTATCTCCTTTGCATCGGGTATTTCTTCAGAAGACGCGTGTGATATTAATCTCATGAAAAATCTACACATTCAGATAATAGAAAAATACAGAGAGAAGCTGTTTATGCCTACTCCGGTTGATGGAAGTATTGAACTGAAAACGGCAATCAAGGCATACATACAGGAAAATGGTATTAATGCCGGAACAAAACAAATAATGGTTACATCAGGATCACAGCAGTCTATAGAGTTCTTTGCACGGACGATTATAGAACCGGGTGACGTAGTTCTGGTGGAGGAACCTACGTATATAGGTGCCATACAAGCATTTCAAAGTTATGATGCAAAAATTATTGGAATACCAATGGATGATGAGGGAATAAGGCTGGATATTCTGGAATCCTGTCTTATAAAGTACAGGCCGAAATTTATATATACTCAGCCTAATTTTCATAATCCAACGGGAATATCCATGAGTCTCGAAAGAAGAAAAGGATTACTGAAGCTTGCATATTATTATAATTTACCGATTCTTGAGGATGATCCTTACGGTGAATTATATTACAGTGGAAACCCATTACCTTCTCTGAAAAGCTTGGATAATAACGACTATGTAGTTTACCTCAGCTCATTTTCAAAAACAATTTCATTCAGTCTAAGAGTAGGTTTTGTTGTGGCAAGTGAGAATATTATAGGTCGGTTTATTCAGTTTAAACAGATTACGGATATACAGACAAGTACACATTCGCAGTTTATAATTAATGAATTTTTAAATGGTGGACATATGGGGCCCCATTTAGATTATTTAAGAAAAATATATAAAGATAAAAGAGATTTGATGCTAAATGAACTAAACAAAAGTAACTTGGACGGTATGACAATAACCGTCCCAAATGGAGGATATTTTATATGGCTCAGGCTTCCTGATTATATACGCATGAATGAATTTGTCAAAGGCTTGGCCGACAAAGGAGTTGTGGTGATGCTGGGTGATATATTCTATCCGGGTTATAGTATTGATGGTAACTATATAAGGCTTAATTTTTCATATCCCAGTGAAAAGTACATAAAAGAGGGTATTTCTATTTTAAAAAATTGCATAAAGCAGTACTCGACAGGTAGCTTAAAAAAGAAATATGAATTTGAAGCAGAGGTTAATCCGTTTTTATAA
- the rbr gene encoding rubrerythrin, protein MSNLKGTKTEANLMAAFAGESQARNKYTYYASKAKKEGYEQIAALFTETANNEKEHAKIWFKLLHDGIGDTASNLKDAANGEHYEWTDMYAQFAKEAKEEGFDKIAYLFEAVGKIEKEHEERYLALLKNVEGNAVFIKGEKVIWQCANCGHIHVGEKAPQVCPVCDHPQAYFQMLAKNY, encoded by the coding sequence TTGAGTAATTTAAAGGGAACTAAGACAGAAGCAAATCTTATGGCTGCATTTGCAGGCGAATCACAGGCAAGAAACAAGTATACATACTACGCATCAAAAGCAAAAAAAGAGGGATACGAGCAAATAGCTGCATTATTTACTGAAACAGCAAATAATGAAAAAGAGCACGCTAAAATATGGTTTAAACTTTTGCATGATGGCATAGGTGATACTGCTTCTAATCTCAAGGATGCTGCAAACGGTGAGCATTATGAATGGACTGATATGTATGCGCAATTTGCTAAAGAGGCTAAAGAAGAAGGTTTTGACAAGATAGCATATCTTTTTGAAGCTGTAGGAAAAATTGAAAAAGAACATGAGGAGAGATATTTAGCTCTTCTGAAGAATGTTGAAGGTAATGCCGTATTTATCAAAGGTGAAAAAGTAATATGGCAGTGTGCAAACTGCGGACACATTCATGTAGGAGAAAAAGCTCCTCAAGTATGCCCTGTATGCGACCATCCTCAAGCATACTTCCAAATGCTTGCAAAAAATTATTAA
- a CDS encoding aminotransferase class V-fold PLP-dependent enzyme → MIYMDNAATSFPKPEAVYIEIDKCLRTYCANPGRGSHTMSVASASTVTTTRERIAKLLKIEDDLNISFTKNATEALNIAICGSLSPGDHVITTCMEHNSVIRPLKTLEKYGGVKLSIVSADSLGRVDPQDIRKSINKRTRLIVCTLSSNVNGIIMPVEEIGKIARNNGIMYLIDASQGLGSIELDINRIHADMVAFPGHKGLLGPQGTGGLYVSPQIRMRPLMRGGTGSSSELLYQPEIMPDKLESGTLNTPGIAGLGAGVEFIQKNGIDKIRKKKDELIIRLFDGICRINNIKMFSPESVEENSGIVAFNFEGVDSTEVSYQLDKQYKIECRAGLHCAPLAHSHFKTVNSGIVRLSVGCFNTNAEVDFVIQSINLIAKGYEN, encoded by the coding sequence ATGATTTATATGGATAATGCTGCCACTTCCTTTCCGAAACCTGAAGCTGTATATATTGAAATAGACAAATGCCTGAGAACTTACTGTGCTAATCCGGGCAGAGGAAGTCATACAATGTCGGTTGCCAGTGCTTCAACTGTGACTACTACCCGTGAACGTATAGCAAAGCTGCTAAAAATAGAGGACGATCTCAATATAAGTTTTACAAAAAATGCAACAGAGGCCTTGAATATAGCAATTTGCGGAAGTCTTTCACCCGGGGATCATGTAATTACGACCTGTATGGAGCATAATTCAGTGATAAGGCCATTAAAAACACTTGAAAAATACGGAGGAGTAAAACTTTCCATAGTTAGTGCTGACAGTCTTGGACGTGTTGATCCGCAGGATATAAGAAAAAGTATAAATAAAAGAACAAGATTGATTGTATGTACTCTTTCTTCAAACGTTAACGGGATAATTATGCCTGTGGAGGAGATTGGAAAAATAGCACGGAATAATGGCATAATGTATCTGATAGATGCATCTCAGGGATTGGGTAGTATAGAACTTGATATAAACCGGATTCATGCAGATATGGTTGCGTTTCCCGGACATAAAGGACTTCTTGGCCCTCAGGGGACAGGTGGATTATATGTGTCACCTCAAATAAGGATGAGGCCTCTAATGAGAGGTGGTACAGGCAGCAGTTCAGAACTGCTGTATCAGCCAGAAATAATGCCAGACAAACTTGAGAGCGGAACTCTTAATACACCGGGTATAGCAGGACTTGGGGCGGGAGTGGAGTTTATTCAGAAAAACGGTATTGATAAAATTCGTAAAAAAAAGGATGAACTAATCATCAGACTTTTTGATGGAATATGCCGTATTAATAATATAAAGATGTTCAGCCCCGAAAGTGTTGAAGAAAACAGTGGGATAGTGGCTTTTAACTTTGAGGGAGTGGATTCTACAGAAGTCAGCTATCAGCTTGACAAACAGTATAAAATTGAATGTAGAGCAGGTCTCCACTGTGCTCCGTTGGCACATTCACATTTTAAAACAGTAAATTCCGGAATTGTTAGATTGAGTGTAGGATGTTTTAACACAAATGCTGAAGTCGATTTTGTAATACAATCAATAAATTTGATTGCAAAAGGTTATGAAAATTAA
- the crcB gene encoding fluoride efflux transporter CrcB, with amino-acid sequence MNALVVGLGGFIGATSRYLLSSFINRSGNCGFPVSTLIINILGSFLIGLLTELLAALCPDNKKIKLFLTTGILGGFTTFSTFSLETVNLFQEGKAVFGVANIILSVAFCLTGVVLGKMLAKTIANI; translated from the coding sequence ATGAACGCATTAGTTGTTGGACTTGGCGGATTTATTGGCGCAACATCAAGATATTTGCTGTCAAGCTTTATAAATCGTTCAGGGAATTGTGGTTTTCCGGTTTCAACACTTATAATAAACATTCTGGGCTCTTTTTTAATAGGACTCCTTACAGAATTGCTTGCTGCCTTGTGCCCTGATAATAAAAAAATAAAGTTGTTTTTAACTACTGGTATTTTAGGTGGGTTTACAACATTTTCAACCTTCAGCCTAGAAACAGTTAACCTTTTTCAGGAAGGAAAAGCAGTTTTTGGTGTGGCAAATATTATTTTAAGCGTAGCATTTTGCCTTACAGGTGTTGTATTAGGCAAAATGCTTGCTAAAACAATTGCGAATATATAA
- a CDS encoding cyclase family protein, producing the protein MKLIDLSRDIFNNMPVYPGDDVVRLHQTHEFSKDQYNNHRLETGMHVGTHVDGAMHITDACEYICNYPLEKFYGAACVIHTYGKSVLEAESSHLEVLKDKRIVMVCTGMDKYYGQKTYYDNHPVLGMTFCEMLVKHGIKLVGMDAPSPDRFPFGIHKYLLGNGILLLENLTNLDKIPAGSDFELMAFPLKIRADSCMVRAVAKILE; encoded by the coding sequence ATGAAACTTATAGATTTATCTCGTGATATATTTAACAATATGCCTGTTTATCCCGGAGATGATGTTGTGAGATTACACCAAACCCATGAATTTTCTAAGGACCAGTATAATAATCATAGGCTGGAAACAGGGATGCACGTCGGAACTCATGTTGATGGAGCAATGCACATTACTGATGCTTGTGAATATATATGTAATTATCCTCTGGAAAAATTTTATGGCGCCGCTTGTGTAATACATACATACGGTAAAAGCGTTTTAGAAGCAGAAAGCAGCCATTTGGAAGTTTTGAAAGATAAGAGAATAGTGATGGTTTGTACCGGAATGGATAAATATTATGGACAGAAAACCTATTATGATAATCATCCTGTGCTAGGTATGACATTTTGCGAAATGCTAGTGAAACATGGAATTAAATTAGTGGGAATGGATGCTCCTTCACCTGACAGATTTCCTTTTGGAATACACAAATATTTGCTCGGCAACGGTATTTTGCTACTTGAGAATCTAACCAACCTGGACAAAATTCCGGCTGGTTCTGATTTTGAATTAATGGCATTTCCTTTAAAAATAAGGGCTGATTCCTGTATGGTGAGGGCAGTTGCAAAAATACTTGAATAA
- a CDS encoding acyl-CoA thioesterase, producing MDKSIRKKVSDSRTEQIQILMPEHINGFNRLFGGKLMEWIDVVAAVVARRHSGCNVTTASIDNLQFKAPAYVNSTIFLLGQITYVGNTSMEVRVDTFVEELNGTRRMINRAYLVLVALDKKDFPIPVPGIILETEEEKTEWEAARKRCELRKQRRREEF from the coding sequence ATGGATAAATCAATTAGAAAAAAAGTATCTGATTCCAGAACTGAACAAATTCAAATACTAATGCCTGAACATATAAATGGTTTTAACCGCCTTTTTGGTGGCAAGCTTATGGAATGGATTGATGTTGTTGCAGCTGTTGTTGCCAGAAGGCATTCCGGCTGCAACGTGACTACAGCATCCATAGACAATTTACAGTTTAAAGCACCTGCTTACGTTAATAGTACTATATTTTTACTGGGACAGATTACTTATGTAGGAAATACGTCAATGGAAGTAAGGGTAGATACTTTTGTTGAAGAACTTAACGGAACCCGGCGTATGATAAACAGGGCATATCTGGTTCTTGTTGCATTAGATAAAAAAGACTTCCCTATTCCCGTTCCAGGAATAATACTGGAAACTGAAGAAGAAAAAACAGAGTGGGAAGCCGCCAGAAAGCGCTGTGAATTGAGAAAGCAAAGACGCCGTGAAGAGTTCTGA
- a CDS encoding GIY-YIG nuclease family protein: protein MYYVYVLQCADKTLYTGYTDDLQKRIKVHNRGKGAKYTRARLPVTLVYYEEAETKSIALSREYSIKKMTRRQKETLISAQMD, encoded by the coding sequence ATGTATTACGTTTACGTTTTGCAATGTGCTGACAAGACACTGTATACAGGGTATACAGATGATTTGCAAAAAAGAATTAAAGTTCATAACCGAGGCAAGGGTGCAAAATATACCAGGGCAAGACTGCCGGTGACACTTGTGTATTACGAAGAGGCTGAAACCAAATCTATAGCGTTATCGAGAGAATACAGCATTAAAAAAATGACCAGAAGGCAAAAAGAAACATTAATTTCGGCTCAAATGGATTAA